The Humulus lupulus chromosome 3, drHumLupu1.1, whole genome shotgun sequence genome window below encodes:
- the LOC133823026 gene encoding uncharacterized protein LOC133823026, giving the protein MIVTEYALKFDKLAKFAPDLVPTDAAWQDRFIRGLNAMIARDVRITTVPRGTTYAQAIENALAAEEAENKIWRESAARRESRRAVPPYSGFGRGRGPSDLKRKSLDTSTATGPDRRSQSVQGGRQGGSDAWRSYPECMRCRRRHQGKCRAKACFVCGAMGHLKKDCPTAKKGEARKVDSLTPARVFTLTQAEVEASPSVVTGQLSSAGSPFTVLIDSGATHSFISSKVIDRLCRPSEYCTSGYGTILPTGELVVSRRWIRALPVIVDGRELSVDLIDLSMEDFDMILGMDWLVRYGATIDCRKKMVTFEPEGEDPFVCMGMVCGPCIPMISVLRARFLLQG; this is encoded by the coding sequence atgatagttactgagtatgccctgaagttcgacaaacttgcgaagtttgcaccagatctcgtgcctacagatgcagcttggcaggacaggtttatcagagggcttaacgctatgatagcccgagatgtgagaattacaacagtacctaggGGGACGACCTATGCCCAGGCTATTGAAAATGCTCTtgccgctgaggaagcggagaacaagatttggagggagagtgctgcAAGGCGAGAGAGTCGtagagcggtgcctccatattcagggttcggtaggggcagaggccccagtgatctgaagaggaagtcCCTTGACACTTCGACTgctactggtcctgataggaggagtcagagtgttcagggtggccgtcagggaggcagtgacgcatggagaagttacccagagtgcatgaggtgcagaagacgccatcagggtaagtgtcgggccaaggcttgtttTGTGTGTGGAGCaatgggacacctcaagaaggattgcccaactgcaaagaaaggggaagcaaggaaggtggacagcttgactccagctcgagtgttcaccttgacacaagcagaggttgaggctagtccctcggtggtgacaggtcagctttctagcgctggctctccttttactgtattgattgactctggtgctacacattcgtttatttctagtaaggtgattgatagactgtgtagacctagtgagtattgtacttcagggtatgggactattttgcctacaggggaactggtagtatctaggaggtggattagagcactgccagtgatagttgatggtagagagttgtcagtagatttgatagatttgagtatggaggactttgatatgattttaggtatggattggctggttagatatggagctactattgactgtaggaagaagatggtgacttttgaacctgagggagaggatccctttgtgtgCATGGGTATGGTATGTGGAccctgcatacccatgatatcagtgtTGAGAGCCAGATTCTTATTACAAGGATGA